One window of the Trifolium pratense cultivar HEN17-A07 linkage group LG2, ARS_RC_1.1, whole genome shotgun sequence genome contains the following:
- the LOC123905718 gene encoding uncharacterized protein LOC123905718: MKQQMKALLIGLIGAAFTLFAYSQTFISPSQSITIGLLVLMLGLLVGEGFISL; the protein is encoded by the coding sequence ATGAAGCAACAAATGAAGGCACTTCTGATTGGATTAATTGGTGCAGCTTTTACCTTATTTGCTTACTCACAAACCTTCATATCACCAAGTCAATCAATCACAATTGGTCTCCTTGTTCTCATGTTGGGATTGCTCGTAGGAGAAGGTTTCATATCTTTGTAA
- the LOC123905717 gene encoding NAC domain-containing protein 92-like: protein MDAMEKNSRYVKSDKKIELLPGFRFHPTDEELITHYLSQKVLDNCFCAIAIGEADLNKCEPWDLPWRAKMGEKEWYFFCMRDRKYPTGLRTNRATNAGYWKATGKDKEIYREKTLIGMKKTLVFYKGRAPKGEKTNWVMHEYRLEDTYTLQTISKKAMKEWSICRVFEKGYCGKKMHIQDLVSFNSIGKEQLPQLMDSPPYNSETKNTIGDSSHVTCLSDPNLIDYNQRTQDIDNNIVYETPMLASSYSSNPSYGNSISPTSWAPTLSHKSKQIGNSHSSDCYIVQEQSMLNENNGTSTKTKNKKAQECDFDVDISSMMYNNEIFQRPYVSEEYSSDSIGHFESGYLWNF from the exons atggaTGCAATGGAGAAAAATTCAAGATATGTAAAgagtgataaaaaaattgaattgctaCCTGGATTTAGGTTTCATCCAACAGATGAAGAACTCATAACTCATTACCTATCTCAAAAAGTTCTTGATAATTGCTTTTGTGCTATTGCCATTGGAGAAGCTGATTTGAATAAGTGTGAACCTTGGGATTTGCCTT GGAGGGCCAAAATGGGTGAGAAGGAGTggtattttttttgtatgaGGGACAGAAAATATCCTACCGGTCTAAGGACAAATAGGGCCACAAATGCTGGATATTGGAAGGCAACAGGTAAAGACAAAGAAATATATAGAGAAAAGACACTAATTGGAATGAAGAAGACACTTGTTTTCTACAAAGGAAGAGCTCCTAAAGGTGAAAAAACAAATTGGGTCATGCATGAATACAGATTAGAAGACACATATACTTTGCAAACTATATCCAAAAAAGCTATG AAGGAGTGGTCTATATGCAGAGTGTTTGAGAAAGGGTATTGTGGAAAGAAAATGCATATTCAAGATTTGGTAAGCTTCAATTCAATTGGAAAAGAACAACTACCTCAATTGATGGATTCACCACCATACAATagtgaaacaaaaaatactaTTGGAGATTCATCACATGTGACATGTTTGAGTGATCCTAACCTAATTGATTATAATCAAAGGACACAAGATATTGACAACAACATAGTTTATGAAACTCCAATGTTAGCATCTTCATATTCTTCAAACCCTTCTTATGGTAATAGTATTTCCCCTACCTCATGGGCCCCTACTTTGTCacacaaatcaaaacaaattggaAATTCACATTCTTCAGATTGTTATATAGTTCAAGAACAATCCATGTTGAATGAAAATAATGGAACAAGtacaaagacaaaaaataagaaAGCTCAAGAATGTGACTTTGATGTTGACATTTCATCTATGATGTACAACAATGAAATATTTCAAAGACCATATGTGAGTGAAGAATATTCATCAGATTCAATAGGACATTTTGAAAGTGGTTATCTATGGAATTTTTGA